The Lepeophtheirus salmonis chromosome 1, UVic_Lsal_1.4, whole genome shotgun sequence genome has a segment encoding these proteins:
- the LOC121118159 gene encoding uncharacterized protein, which yields MEEITNHLEGRLDTIEEGFKWMSSGVLEDTLACVDSTAFIAAKIEIKSEKFERLKFRHEDLVKESRTWSEKFHVLRNLQKELITLLPQAMIKSKDTLTSENVASNPLKTINNNNENKNISNNTQSHQPSKLPLKKNKNLTIPSLIQFKLPEFDSIPAYMKGRLNYNSLNQALEEFNSVLKTKYTFFNQGFNPNANFKTKTKYQEMKKLETKETKGLCFLVMDDIKALPSFKTDSSRKSIFSILRHFHKIKEIRGPGSIVRYAVIEGI from the exons ATGGAAGAAATTACGAATCATTTAGAAGGACGATTGGACACGATTGAGGAAGGATTTAAATGGATGTCCTCAGGTGTTTTGGAAGACACTCTGGCCTGTGTGGATTCAACGGCTTTTATAGCCGCAAAAATAGAGATAAAGTCGGAAAAATTTGAGCGGTTAAAGTTTCGTCATGAGGATTTGGTCAAAGAGTCCAGAACATGGAGTGAAAAGTTTCATGTACTCAGGAATCTACAAAAGGAGTTGATCACTTTATTGCCTCAGGCCATGATCAAGTCCAAAG ATACGCTTACATCCGAAAACGTCGcatcaaatccattaaaaactatcaataataataatgagaataaaaacatatcaaataatACTCAATCTCATCAACCTTCCAAACTCCCattaaagaagaacaaaaatctTACCATTCCCTCATTGATCCAATTTAAACTACCCGAATTTGATTCTATACCTGCTTACATGAAAGGAAGACTCAATTACAATTCATTAAATCAGGCACTAGAAGAGTTTAACTCTGTTTTGAAAACCAAATACACGTTCTTCAATCAAGGTTTTAATCCAAATGCAAACTTCAAGACTAAAACAAAGTACCAG GAAATGAAAAAACTTGAGACGAAAGAAACGAAAGGTCTTTGTTTCCTTGTTATGGATGATATCAAAGCACTTCCCTCCTTCAAAACAGATTCTTCTaggaaatctattttttcaattctaagACATTTTCATAAGATAAAGGAAATCAGAGGGCCTGGTTCGATTGTTCGCTATGCAGTCATAGAGGggatataa